The nucleotide window TCATATACGGAGAAACAGGCACTGGTAAAGAACTATTTGCTCACTCAATACATAATGCCAGCAGTAGACGGGACATGCCATTTATCCCAATTAACTGCGCTGCAATACCTGAAGGTCTCCTAGAGAGTATTCTATTTGGAACTAAAAAAGGAAGCTTTACAGGTGCTGTAGATGCCGAGGGCTTATTCGAAGTTGCTGAGGGCGGTACAATTTTTTTAGATGAACTAAATACAATGCCCATTTCACTACAATCAAAGCTCCTAAGAGTGTTAGAAGATGGAAGAGTCCGCCGCATAGGAGGAACTGAAGAAAAAGATTTCAATGTTAGGATTATTTCATCTAGTAATGTACCAATTCAAGAATGCATTAATAACGGAACTATAAGAAAAGATATTTATTACCGTCTATGTGTTTTTAACATTACAATCCCTCCATTAAGGGAGCGCAAAGAGGATATTGAACTACTATTTAATTACTTTGTTGATAAACTAAATACCTATCTTAATAAGAATGTTGAGGGTTTATCTAATGAAGCATATCAGCTCCTTAGAGGTTATGATTGGCCAGGCAATGCTAGAGAGCTCCGCCATCTCACTGAATATGTAATGAATCTGATAGATCCTAATGAAAAAATAATCGATGTTCAGCATTTTAGAGATAAAATTAACGAATTAAAATCTATCGATAACCATGTATCAGATAATACCGCCCAAGTTTCGGCACTGGTGCCACAATTAGAATCACTTGAAATTAAAATTATCGAAGCCGCCCTTAACAAACATAATGGCAATATTACTAGGGCAGCATCAGATTTAGACCTACCCAGACAAACCCTACAAAATAAAATTAAAAAGTACGAAATTAACCTATAATCCCTATGCCGGTTTTTGGGCACCACTGCCCAAAACTCACTTTTACCATATTTTTATCCAATTCATTCACATATTTTTATGCTAAAAAGGACCTTTTTCGGTCCTTTTTTATATTTCTTTTGGCATGTAAGTTGCTATAAGAATAACAGGAGGTAGATTATGAAATTTGGAGTGTTAAAAGAAATTAAAGAGGGAGAATTCAGAGTAACCCTCGTTCCATCAGATGCCGCAACATTAATACAAGATGGCCACCAAGTATACATACAGAGTGGCGCAGGTGAAGCTGCTGGCTTCCCAAATAAGTTATATGAAGAGGTTGGCTGTACTATACTAGCAAATATGGAAGAAATGTATAAAACTTGCGACTTCCTTGCTAAAGTCAAAGAAATCGAAGCAGTTGAATACCCACTTATTAGGGAAAACCAAATTATCTATTGCTGCATTCACCCTGCTTCTCACCCAGAAGAAGTTGATGCCCTACTTAAAAGCAAATGTATAGCTATCACCGCAGAAGATTCTCACCGCTACGGTTCTTTAAACTGTGAGGCAGCAGGAAAGCAGGGAGCCCTATTAGGACTCTACCATATGCAAACCCTCCAAGGAGGAAAAGGAAAATTCGTAAGTGGCCTTGCCGGATCACCTGGAATAAATGTACTTATACTAGGAGGAGGACTGGTTGGCAAATCTGCGCTTCGCGTTTTAGAGGCTCTTGGTGCCTGGTGTACTGTAATGGATATTAATGTAGGTACTTTAAAAAACCTACAGGAATTATATGCAGAAAGAATAAATACTCAAATGTCCACTCGTGAAAATATTAGACGACTTCTTCCACAAACAGATTTAATAATTAATTCTGTCAAATGGCCTAAGGGAAATACCGATTACTTAATAACTAGAGATATGCTAAAACTAATGGAAAAGGGCTCAGTTATAGTAGATATTGCCAATGATTCCCCAGGTGCAATTGAATCTTTTAGAGAGACAACCCACGAAAATCCAACATACATTGAAGAGGGAATAGTCCACTACGGCGTCAGCAATATACCTTCACTAATTTCCAGAAGTGTATCAGAAGCTCTTTCCGGATCCATACTACAGCATTTTAGAAATATTATGAATTTAGGTCTTGAAGAAGCACTAAGAAGAGACGGATATCTCAGACGAAGTCTAACAGCATATAAAGGTTACCTAACCCACGAAGAAACCAGCGCAGTACAAAATAAACCTTGGATACAACCTGAAGTAATACTAGAACTCAGCAATAAACATCTAGATCCAGCCCCACCAGCAACTGTATCAAAATCCGAT belongs to Synergistaceae bacterium and includes:
- a CDS encoding sigma 54-interacting transcriptional regulator, coding for MKKYDFLDEMEYIDGITIINEAGTILFSVKFNPDLNPKATKEDEIIGKKLSEVFTNLSEESSTLMTSIALEKIIRTRKQLLYNFNGTFEDTMNISIPIKSNNKVVGSIELSKSLLPDKLENAQYRKLKPEIFKKSKGIETFASNRAHYTLDDIITCSDKILEIKRQIELSSQSSSSVFIYGETGTGKELFAHSIHNASSRRDMPFIPINCAAIPEGLLESILFGTKKGSFTGAVDAEGLFEVAEGGTIFLDELNTMPISLQSKLLRVLEDGRVRRIGGTEEKDFNVRIISSSNVPIQECINNGTIRKDIYYRLCVFNITIPPLRERKEDIELLFNYFVDKLNTYLNKNVEGLSNEAYQLLRGYDWPGNARELRHLTEYVMNLIDPNEKIIDVQHFRDKINELKSIDNHVSDNTAQVSALVPQLESLEIKIIEAALNKHNGNITRAASDLDLPRQTLQNKIKKYEINL
- a CDS encoding alanine dehydrogenase codes for the protein MKFGVLKEIKEGEFRVTLVPSDAATLIQDGHQVYIQSGAGEAAGFPNKLYEEVGCTILANMEEMYKTCDFLAKVKEIEAVEYPLIRENQIIYCCIHPASHPEEVDALLKSKCIAITAEDSHRYGSLNCEAAGKQGALLGLYHMQTLQGGKGKFVSGLAGSPGINVLILGGGLVGKSALRVLEALGAWCTVMDINVGTLKNLQELYAERINTQMSTRENIRRLLPQTDLIINSVKWPKGNTDYLITRDMLKLMEKGSVIVDIANDSPGAIESFRETTHENPTYIEEGIVHYGVSNIPSLISRSVSEALSGSILQHFRNIMNLGLEEALRRDGYLRRSLTAYKGYLTHEETSAVQNKPWIQPEVILELSNKHLDPAPPATVSKSDFFIKL